In Megachile rotundata isolate GNS110a chromosome 10, iyMegRotu1, whole genome shotgun sequence, the sequence ATAGCGTAAACAGGCAGGACTACGAACTGACCCTTTGGAATAGTTACTTTTGTACCCGAAAATGTGTAATTTGCCATTGCTTTTCTAGATAGCCATAATACCACTGGGTATTTCCGTAACGTTTCTACAACAAGCAacaagtataaatattatttatatttcgatTAACATTGCATGTAAATCACTTGCATATATTACACGAACTATACAAATTCATCTTtaacattgaatatttaaatgaatattaaaaataagatgaatacttaaaaattttcaatttttgatgcATTTTTCCCATTACTTATTCTATAAAACGATTTGtggtataaataaaatattttaatttaatatcaacCATTACAATGCTGAATTCATAGAATGTTGTAGCTGTAATACTTATAAATTTGATGAGAGTGTAACAATTTAGTTCTCTTCACCTTGATGAGAAGAAgtttacaaattgaaatattttttgaagttttttTGATCAGGAGATGTTTACTTTAGATGGACCTGAtgacattcactattattaacaTGATTTAAGAAATCtttaagaaattcaaaaattttaagcaTCTACGTTATGGAAGATATTAGAGTAACGATTTGGTTTAGCATCGTTGTTGCAATTAGAtggaaacaaaatttattatcaggCAAAATGAATGGTAAAAACTGTATTGAAACAATAGATGAACAAATAAATGCACATGATATACTAATTGTTGATGTTTTTGAATGGCCAACAAGATTTTTGTGAATACTATAGAAAAGTGTTCGTATTACTTTGCCAGAATAGTGAAATTTCAGTGGTGTTGAAATATActatattgaaattgaaaacgGTTTTAAGATGTTGATGTTTTAAGAAACTGTATTGTAGAGGAATGGAAACAAATACCACAAAAAGCATTAAAAAGTATACAAATCATTGCTGAgtgattgtataaattaaacaaaaagagGGGGCCACAAGATAATAAACactaactacaattactttatacTTATCATCACTCGCTTTTTAACATGCTATTTTGTTGTCTCTTTTACGAAGTATAACATTTACGTCTTCATTTGTACAACatcatgaaaatgaaaattagaGATGACAATTAACATGAATAAACATGCTCGCAATTACTGGTGTATTGAAGTATATTATTGCTTTTCtttatcatacaaaatataaGGAAATATAGAACGTGTTATCTTTTGGTCCCGGGTGTACTATTCACTAAATGCAAGAGAAACAATACCTTTGAGGACTGCatccaaatatttcatttccatTATACTATCGTACGTGATCTCTCCATTGTTGCGTTGTAGGACATCTTTAATTTCTGCTCGGAGGTTCTCTTGAATTGGCGGATTTAATGCAAGCTCGTATAAAGCATTGGTGATCGTTACTGAGGATGTTTCGAAACCAGCAGCGAAGAAAACGAAAGCTTGTGCAGTTATTAAAGCGTCATTCACATCTGTAcacataaatgaaattatattttaaagagaaaatgaaaaacgttACAAGACATTTGATTCTCAGCAGCAGATGATTATattaacattgagtgtaatttAACGTTACAATTAATATTGACTTTACGATTTTTTGCTTCACCGGTTTAAATGACTCGAATATTGATAGAATTTGTTATCGAGTTTACGAATACATAATTTAATGCATCTAATATTGCTCCAAATATTCATTActgtcaatatgtcaatattaccttaaatgtaattgaatttaaaatgaaGCTAATATTGTGGCGAGAATGTTACTGTAATAATGTCACAATTCTGTGTTTTTGACTGATTTTTCTGTTCTTCGCTGcttattttgaagaaaatatacttatcgaaaaatttatttaatatttagagtACGGTTTTTTCTctataagaataaaattatataattttatgtaaaatacaaaaggTACAACTGAAAAAATTTTACATGTTTTTTAGTGTTGTTAAGAGTATTAATAGTTTGACAAATTTGCGGTAGGCCATAAGTACTTACAGCAGATATGGCTATAGATATCAGTAATATAGTTGCTGTATGACTCATACAGATATTTCTTATctcttttataattaatacaattgtgaaaactttcaaatatacAGAGCATTAtaggtatatacatatgtattgcataatttttgtttgttgcCTAGATTCACTCTAAGCTGatatattaggttggggaataagttcgtagcgttttgacatattaacttttgtaatttgagaaaaaAACGCCGTTTTTGACGTtttttttacatcaatattaagcataaaaaaaCATTTACGCAAAAACTGATATACCCATTTTAAAGAGTACATTCTCCGCTTTCTGGAtccgtatttacaatttctgttcgatggtgggttcatgagataatgactatcaaaggaaaaagcgtcatttcagctttggtagctcataactttgcgaccgattgtcgaaacgaacttcatggacgtgcaaattataAGGGAAGGAATAGGGAATAGCAGTctagaagtggcattaatcaaaaaaatttttctatgtctgtacaaaccttaaaaagaagaaaaaaattctaaaatgttttcatcgcgattttttgtatgttttgttaatgataatagGCTTACAAcatttttgagataaagggtcgaaaactagagatctgaagcttcaaaatgactattctggatgtcttctgtgatgaatttcaacggaggcagagcaatttgaaaatgacctaaaaatttaaggaatttttctgtttccttaatttttttgactagtgtatttTTTACAGATGAATTACAAGAATTATAAGATAAAATCGAGaagaaattaaaatcatagGCAATTTAATAGCTTGAAATGAATTTGAGcagcaaaataaaattgcattaataTACTCTACACATTCCTAAGGTTtcataattttttgaattttcgttTCGGGCATGTTTCCCTGTTAGAAATGTTATTATTCATTTGCATTAactgatattttcaattttaaaaattatttttacaaaaatattctttctgtcagtttttaaaattttgcaatgttttttcttcgttttttttttcgtaATGTGTGTACTTTGAAGAAATGCTGCAATATGAAAGATAAAGTTAAATACAAGTACAGTGCTTACCATTAAATCCAATTTTTCCTGGGTTTTGTTTTAACTCTACTAAAACATCAACGAAATCATGTCTACGAACATTGTGTTTTAGTCTATAATCTATACTTTCTTTAGTGATTTTCGTAAAGAAAtccacaatctcgtaatcaacAACGAATCGTCCGAAGATTTTAAATAGTAATGGATATTCCCTCAATCTATCTCTAATGACGGTCTTGAAACTCGATTGGAAAACTTGTCTACCCATTTTACGGAATTCGCTGTCTTCTGCAGCTAATGCGTTCGCTTCTATTCCAAACGCACAAGAACCGATCACATCCGTTGTGAATTTTGCAGAAATCTCACGACAGTCGATATGTTTCCCTTTTTCGGCTATTTTCTCCAGATATTTCTCAAAATGGTTCGCACATTCCAGTATCAAGTGTAACATTTCCTTGAGTTTCCCTGAAGTGAAAACAGGAGAAAACCGGTTCCTTAAAGGTTTCCATCTTTTTGCTTCAAGTCTGAACAGATGCAATGAAAATGGTTCAACCTGTAAATAATAACATCAAGGTATTTAAGCAATAAAATAATAGCTGAAATAAGTAGCTATTATCATATACATTCCAAAATTGTCAGCAACATTCTAGTTTTACTTGACACTGTAAAAAGCACTCTCGTTTAATGGTGACCTAACGAATGAGTTACTATAACAGTTACTAAACTGACATATCATCTATTTTGTAAGAATGGTAGATGATATATTATGATTTCAAAGTAAGTAATGGGGAATTTGAAGCACGAATCTGCACTTCGTCGCAAAGTGCAATGTTAATTGCACATTTTCTCAAAATAATGAAATGACAGGAACAATGAAAAGAATGCAAGGGTATATAAACAAATACTAGaaatactaataaataaaatatttaaaattattcaaagattttaataaaataatattgtattcACATTTTATAGAATTAAAGGAAGGAGTTATGAATGATTGATATGCTTAAAAGTTTTAAGAAAACACATATTTATTGAATGGctgatatttttgaataaacataagataaaatgagaaataggtgaattattttgcattcaactttatattacatttaatataattattatacataagaCATAAATTGTTTCTACAGCAATTTGTAGACTTTTTTACCCTTTCCAAAATATACTTTTTTTACAAGAATTACTTAAAACCTACTTTAAGTTTTAAAAGCAAAAGAAAGTTAAAAACATTTCTTCTAAACCGTCATAATGAAATTTGGTAAAGATTTTTTGTTATAtatggaattttataattttcaatttattattgttgGTATGTTAAAAACTTAAATTGCATCTGATGTTAATAAGAGTGGttgaaaaaaattcttcaaGATAAAATTTTTGCGATGTATATTACTtggttttatatttttcagttaATTTTTTTACTTCATGATACCTTATAAATTGTTTATACTGTGAAACAGATAGGGCAACATTGATGAGTTTTTCAAGCAATTAAAAGAAATACTGTTAAAGATGAGTATATTtagtttataaaaattacatataaACTTTGTTTAAACGAATATTACCATTAATGCATACCATGAATTACACGAAATAGAAccgatttataaattgaaatacatatttttgagattaataaattcaaaacatgtctttttatcataatttatttattcgagtaataaataaatacttactAATAGCACCAAGCAAAATAATTTCACTTACAATCAGTAATCATGGTAATTTAATCTTTACATTTGTATGTAAAACTCCGTTAGTCAAAATTTATGATTTGCACTTTGAATTCACATTTAGCAAGAAGAAGTTTGAACCTACCTCAGCATCAGGATCCCGCATTCTATCGGCGAAGTTTACAAAATCTTTGATGAGAACATCTTTCATTAAGTCCGGGTCCTTTACAATTAAAATCGGGTCGTGGCCACTAAACACTCCTATCAGTGGTTCATCCTTGAATTCATAATAGGCTTTGACGAAGCAATCATTGACTGATGTTTTTCCAAGAAAcacgtttttgaaatttcccaaaaatGGAATAGGTTTCGGTCCTTTTACGCCTCGTTTCTGCCAATATTCTAAGATGGACGTGGAATAATAATACAGCAGAAGTATTATTGCAGAAAAGAATCCAACAGTTTCTAATAATGACCAAGACATGGTTGCAGTTTcaaatcaaaattgaaattagttTAAATGAAACacttcacaatcacaaaataaagtatatatttttaagaaCTATCACGGTATTCTTATTACTCTATGTCACACTGCTGTGTTCGACGGTCGCCTTCGAAGTATTAATTTCCGTATCGACGTCTCCTTTTTACATCATTTGGAGACCTTATAATATGATGGATAAACTGTAATCTAGTATAATTGATTAGTTTGATGATTAACAAGAGAATAATCTATTTACGAGCGTACTTTTAAGCAACATCATAGTGTGtcattgttattaaaataaaatttcatgaatcttccagttattttataatttttgttgatgTATTGTAATTCATTTCTAAATATATTGAACTGAAATACTGTTTCGTACGTCACACGAAGATCATGATAGCACAGGTCATTACTTTTAACTTAACCTCAAATATTTCACAACAAAGATAAAATTATAGTATGTAATATGCAATGTGATCTTATTTAAGGAAATATCGATAGTTTTGAaatgaaatgtttaattttcaaaaaaattcgtTGTTCTAatacaaaaaatgtaatatatacgaacatatacatatatactatactaatacatatgaatttatttttgtataatgcATAGTGTGAGACATAATGTATAATGGCTCCAAGGTTTCAAAATAGTCTTCGTTTACTTAAACAGGGatattaatactttttatatCTCAAGGCGTGAAATATGTATTGATACATGAATTTGTTTAGATTATTTCGTAAACATACAAGCAggctgaaaattattatttacatgcaTAAATATAATCTGTACGTATATATTTATTGCGAATAATGGTGTAATAAGTCTAATTAATATGAAAATGCATATTAATATGAATCCACTCAATATTTTGcatgtttttatttaaattgaaagttCTAACTAAATTATACTATCAAAATTTGCTTATGTTGTGAATTTATTTATGGACACACTAAATAAAACATGTGTAATATGGTTGGCCAACACTCactttattgaataattgaaaaataataatatggaaataaaaattatataataagaaAGAAAACACATGCTCTTTACTTCATAACACTCTTCATATAGACCTCAGGTGAACACAATAGGTAACATAAACACGGTAAAAGAAAGCTAGTAATCTAGAAAAACAAAAGAACCTGGCGCtctatttaaattgtatattcgCCGTCATTGACCGATTTTCAACAGCTTATTATACAGATTTTACATCTTGATGTTGTCTAGCATAGAGTTTTCGATGTCGCAAAtgtttattcaaaaatattccaACATTTAACAGCATAAATGTTGCACGTATGTATAAGATTCTTATTTCTAAAGGGTATAGCAGGATAAGGAGCTCAAAAGTatcttttaacaaaattaatgaatgAACATATCAGCTAATAGACTGTTAAAAGGAAATTATTTTTGCCAAGTATCGCAATTTATAGTTTAAGCTTTATGTCTTTTGTTGTGCCgtacgtaaaattaaaaaaaaaatctggGATACTCTGCCCTATGATGTACGTATTTGCGAATTTTTCCAGAATTTTTAAACGCAaaaggaatttttaaaaaattctaaaagtttaaaaatatttgttttaatagaaattatataGAGACCACGTTTATGTTTTTACAGTAGACGTGCTCTGTCATGATTATTaatctgtaattttttaagattttttgaAGTCGTGGAacatatttgcaaaaattaatagCAGATATTATTATCTTAATGTTTCACGAAACcgtgtttatattttatagttttaacCCATTGACTGCCAGCTACGAGACATCTCGTAGTAAGCGTGTGTATCAAAACTGCCAgttacgagatatctcgtagtgCGTGCTGCAATTTTAGATTAATTACAAATGGCCatttcagttaaaaatattttaaaaaggtGAATGAAAAATGCTATTTATTACTGTAAAtgctattacaatattatatcagtaacttaatataattatattttgtaaaatttcatgtattcttcaaaataaaaccttAGCACCCAGGACAAGACGCTCTAAATATGTCTGGCAGTCAATGggttaataatttgttaaaattatttatacacaatttttcagtttctttaTAGAAGTGtatcatatataaaaataattccaaATCGATATATCGTAAGATAGTGAGATCTGTTAGGTGACTAACTAACTTATGAATTTATACCTAAAAGATCTCACTACCTTACACCATATTCTTGTATAtctcatatttgtaacatactCTCCATTTACTCTTCCTCATAAACTTTTTTTTCTTAACcaaaatattctaatatttaatagcataaatacttaataaatataatcttTAATTCCAAAAGAGTGATTGAAAATTTAGTCCATTTAGTGTATTAAACTTcaaattacaaacattttttatattaaatagtatTATTAGTCGAAATATGTAGATtaaaatcgtaatcatataataaaatcaaatagtaatattttataGGATAAAGGAACATCCTAGATAGATTGTGAAATTGGATTATACACAAATCAAAGTAATGATCGCAACTGGAGTCTACAGCACTACAATAGTTTTTCCAAGCCGtttaactaattaatttttaaacacatTTCCTCAAAAATTATGTTTTcaacttaattttattattcctgATTTTCATTTTAGTTTAAGTTAAAGTAATTTACCTAAGTTGATCTGTACCACGAATTATAAATCACCATAAATTATCTTATATTTTTGCTATATGATGTGTATTATTGACTTATAAATGAAGAGAGATTTCTTCGTAAAAATCAACTATCATGAAACACATTCATTTGTGTCTTCAAACAATTTCAAGCTGGAAATGTGTCACGTAAGGCGCCCTGCACATTACTCTTTAATAGCAAGAAATgctttaaattaacaattttggaattgttggATTGGGAAAAGTGCTCCCGTCTAATTTCCAGCACGGCCACCTGATTTAACGCCACTCGATTTATAGAGCTATAGTTTACGTGCAAGTTTCAACTACAGTGGCTGATACGCAGAAGCGTATTATCTATGAATGTGGCAAAGTATCAACCGATACATTAAACAATGTAGGCCAGCCCTTCATTGGTTTTACCAAAATGATGTGTTGCAAATGATCGTTATGTTGGaacataaacataaataaacactatataaacataataaatataaataggcACTAATATTAGTACGAATTTTCgaattacagtaaatattcgatatgtgcaccattctcgggtctgaactggtgcagatatcgtacagttcctacatttcgagcgaaggagactgaacgtaaacaaacagtgacctaccagaaggacactcctaaggcaagaataaaacttttttatttttgatttttttttttttaaactttttccatcatatttgtaacatttttctcattaaaatgagaccaaacacgacgtacttcgagccatatttacttgtaatttcaaatgttacgcgtacatcgatgactttactctaataagatattgcaagtaaatataactcgaattacgtcgtgtttggtctcattttaatcagaaaaatgtaaagaatctattggtaaaagttggttctcgaaaaaatcaaaaataaaaaagttttatatttgcatatgtattgcttcacggatatacccgaccccggatcatgttacatttctcggcaaTCAAGCTTCTtggcgtctgaaggggtcttccccccagtggttgggataactttggtgcacatatcgtacagatcatttgtgcacatatcgaatatttactgtatttaaattgaaatatctcCTAAATTACTAGCTTTTTGACATACATAggtcaatatttttttataaaaaatgtctagctgcatttttaaatttatacagaaGTACCTGATTTcattaaaaagaaaacaaagtTTACCTTTATGTTGCTGCGTACGCTGAACGTTTTTCTATTCTGGAGTTGGTAGTATGGTCGTAGCCCAAGACTTCTGCGAAGGAAGAGTTTAGTTTAGCTTTCCCACCAATTGAGATCTTCTTACTTGGTATCACATGGTTGTCACAAAAATTTTCTGGCAACTCAGGACCACCACGAGAGAGATTCATCTCACGAAACTTCGCGTTGATCTGTTCCCACCTTTTCCATCACCACTCTTTTCCCGACTATTTTCCGGTATAGAAAGAGTTGCGGAGAAGACGTGTTGAGCCCAGTTAATTCTTAAACGTCTAGTTAAAAGAAACCTCTTTACGAGTTCTTACCGAGTTACTAACATCAAGTCTAGAGGAATCTTTGGAGGAGATCGGGTTAGAGTCCCTGTCGAGTCTATTAATCGTACAGTACGTAAATCTGCTGTTAGGAATTATTTCGGTTTTCCTTGTGTCTCCGTTTGCCTCGGTTTTTCGGTAAACTGGAAAAAATAAGTTTCTTTCTCTGTTGGAATCGAAACTAATTAAAGTCAACTTAGAGTATTCTTTAAACTCTTGTAAATTAGAGTCAATCTTTAATCGACAAGTACATTTAACACTTGTTAAAGTCTTAGTCGCTCGAGGTATACCGTCAAAATCTAGTTACGGGACCTATtactaacatttcctgtgacacTAGGCGTTAGCCATACATCGGTTAATTCACATATCACTTCCTGGAGTAttcggcgttagccatacggcGGCTAGTTTTCACATCTAAAATCCTTTGGTGTTGAGATTAATCAACACACATGAGTTGGCCTAGTAACACTTAACTCCGGCTCGTAACAATATATTCTCGACTTTAAGTACTCTATGAAACATTTTTCGCTACATGCAATAGTAGTAGGAAAATCCAGATGTAAAAATCGGTTGATACACTGTGCATAAGTTATATCAATGAATCGATTGTGGATTATGTTTGCATTCAAAAAAATGAATTGCGTTGTTTTTATTCGAATCATTAATTAAGATTTTTTCCAAAGAAAACGGACTCTAGAAGaaactattaatatttttatttgcgactgttaattgtttgaataattgataatattttCACCATTCTAACTACAAAAAGT encodes:
- the LOC100882016 gene encoding putative cytochrome P450 6a14 isoform X1: MSWSLLETVGFFSAIILLLYYYSTSILEYWQKRGVKGPKPIPFLGNFKNVFLGKTSVNDCFVKAYYEFKDEPLIGVFSGHDPILIVKDPDLMKDVLIKDFVNFADRMRDPDAEVEPFSLHLFRLEAKRWKPLRNRFSPVFTSGKLKEMLHLILECANHFEKYLEKIAEKGKHIDCREISAKFTTDVIGSCAFGIEANALAAEDSEFRKMGRQVFQSSFKTVIRDRLREYPLLFKIFGRFVVDYEIVDFFTKITKESIDYRLKHNVRRHDFVDVLVELKQNPGKIGFNDVNDALITAQAFVFFAAGFETSSVTITNALYELALNPPIQENLRAEIKDVLQRNNGEITYDSIMEMKYLDAVLKETLRKYPVVLWLSRKAMANYTFSGTKVTIPKGQFVVLPVYAIQHDPDIFPQPEVFNPNRFLSENTEIGHPMYFLPFGDGPRNCIGARFAKIQSKVALMKIVSNFKIDVCKETVTTYQIDKKPLFLLQPSHEVNLKLTKVYT
- the LOC100882016 gene encoding putative cytochrome P450 6a14 isoform X2 translates to MSWSLLETVGFFSAIILLLYYYSTSILEYWQKRGVKGPKPIPFLGNFKNVFLGKTSVNDCFVKAYYEFKDEPLIGVFSGHDPILIVKDPDLMKDVLIKDFVNFADRMRDPDAEVEPFSLHLFRLEAKRWKPLRNRFSPVFTSGKLKEMLHLILECANHFEKYLEKIAEKGKHIDCREISAKFTTDVIGSCAFGIEANALAAEDSEFRKMGRQVFQSSFKTVIRDRLREYPLLFKIFGRFVVDYEIVDFFTKITKESIDYRLKHNVRRHDFVDVLVELKQNPGKIGFNETLRKYPVVLWLSRKAMANYTFSGTKVTIPKGQFVVLPVYAIQHDPDIFPQPEVFNPNRFLSENTEIGHPMYFLPFGDGPRNCIGARFAKIQSKVALMKIVSNFKIDVCKETVTTYQIDKKPLFLLQPSHEVNLKLTKVYT